Proteins from one Gimesia maris genomic window:
- a CDS encoding IS4 family transposase — protein sequence MKQSPEQILEFDRAFEQLKDLVDLRQADQLHPRRPNAIYTACVVLWMLIFQRLKPDASLEAAVKHLIENQPDYLPENKRLSQGTLSSNSAAYSRARSELPLDVVKWFSNEITRAIVGQSETLLDGRQIFLLDGTTITLAPEKELQTKFPPASNQHGESVWPVVNLTVFHELSSGCALLPQLGAMYGPEAVSETELARNGMHCLPDESIIMADAGFGIFGVAHQAQLLGHDFFLRMKKLNFESLRAKAKLVSQSPKHKTYQHQWTPTPKNRKTQPGLPRDASLAVVLHEIIVNETLTLYCVTSLPQDAATLGNLYNQRVNVEVDIRNLKVVLDTENIRAKKVDTFLKELYTSVVAYNLVGQFRRQAAELNQVAPRRMSFKRTWTTFQTFLLKHLHTEPESWRESFERALFYATKDKLPNRAANRSVKRECYAKRSKRDHFEKRKKPPEKLKHTDLK from the coding sequence GTGAAACAATCACCGGAACAGATTCTTGAATTCGATCGTGCCTTCGAACAACTTAAAGATTTGGTGGACTTACGCCAAGCCGATCAGCTGCATCCCAGGCGACCCAATGCAATCTATACCGCCTGCGTTGTGCTGTGGATGTTGATTTTTCAACGCCTCAAACCAGATGCCTCACTCGAAGCGGCGGTGAAGCATCTGATTGAAAATCAACCTGACTACCTTCCTGAAAACAAACGATTAAGCCAGGGTACACTCTCGTCCAACAGTGCAGCATACAGCCGGGCTCGCAGCGAACTGCCGTTGGATGTTGTGAAATGGTTTTCCAATGAAATCACTCGTGCCATCGTCGGGCAATCTGAAACCCTGCTGGACGGTCGTCAAATATTTTTACTCGATGGAACCACGATCACATTAGCACCGGAAAAAGAATTACAAACGAAATTTCCGCCCGCCTCAAATCAGCACGGTGAAAGTGTCTGGCCTGTTGTCAATCTGACCGTTTTTCACGAACTCAGTAGTGGATGTGCCTTGCTGCCACAGCTGGGGGCCATGTATGGACCTGAAGCGGTTTCCGAAACGGAACTTGCCCGAAATGGCATGCACTGCCTGCCAGACGAATCGATCATCATGGCTGATGCAGGATTTGGGATCTTTGGCGTAGCTCACCAGGCACAACTCCTGGGGCATGATTTTTTTCTACGCATGAAGAAGTTAAACTTTGAGTCACTTCGAGCCAAAGCAAAACTCGTATCGCAAAGCCCAAAACATAAGACCTACCAACACCAGTGGACTCCGACCCCCAAAAACCGTAAAACACAACCCGGGCTCCCCAGGGACGCTTCGCTGGCTGTTGTTTTGCACGAAATCATCGTCAATGAAACCTTGACGCTGTATTGCGTTACCAGCCTGCCGCAAGACGCTGCCACCCTGGGCAACCTCTACAATCAAAGGGTCAATGTCGAAGTTGATATTCGTAACTTGAAGGTCGTATTGGACACCGAGAACATTCGCGCCAAGAAGGTAGACACGTTTTTGAAAGAGCTGTATACGTCAGTGGTCGCCTACAATTTAGTTGGTCAATTCCGCAGACAGGCAGCTGAACTGAATCAGGTTGCTCCGCGGCGGATGAGCTTTAAGCGAACCTGGACAACATTCCAAACGTTCCTGTTGAAGCACCTGCACACTGAGCCAGAATCATGGCGTGAATCCTTCGAGCGAGCACTGTTCTACGCGACCAAAGATAAACTACCCAATCGCGCTGCCAACCGAAGCGTAAAAAGAGAATGCTACGCCAAACGTTCAAAGAGAGACCATTTCGAAAAAAGAAAAAAGCCCCCAGAGAAATTGAAACACACTGATCTAAAGTAA